The proteins below come from a single Melospiza melodia melodia isolate bMelMel2 chromosome 12, bMelMel2.pri, whole genome shotgun sequence genomic window:
- the SPHKAP gene encoding A-kinase anchor protein SPHKAP isoform X3, with translation MAGRPPPAAPSNLESPLMHEVPERQGSSTDSSASSLGSSVTACKKILCSNSLLESTDYWLQNQRTPCQIGFLEDKSESSCASVCFVNLDANRDDCSDEQVKQKLISVSPSLPKLISSMNVQPPKENEIVLLSGLTAGNLQADYEVPQCPWLADVCLVQCARGDRRNSASCIIFEINKFLIGLELVQERQLQTETRVLKPEDDTNCSVSSIEEDFLTASEHLEDDNEADEYKAGHEKLNVSEASSDVKKSKGKGFENIHYRKARLPFILEGNCINKDNAAAQVSETVNVVAEDGISQPEAKSDQEILWQKELAEKGTSPFSTTNLTSGSENSALVLDDVSVTKMAKEEPRGDPTAKHSSKADGEDCAEIRKTDPPSQNEQATTGQYATNLAESVLQDAFIRLSQSRPSFSEEAAVSISVGSSCKSEDASASRSWNELPKIVIVQSPDSSENVPDWPGSAFPSLSHWAEAESSAEVSDYFEEEHSNGHDQSALEVALACAATVIGTISSPQAAEKFRREQEAAESRSGVAADEEVHAAPSQLLDCAGTEYSFPSALCGMTQVASAVAICGLGDTKEDKYPATSSGLLSAAQASAAITLHCSLAVGSSMEKLNESIAEALLKEASVILTKPNTYKNVGHFMESMNRKIIETAARPRIPRADGVIRDELAQNLSNIILRHAMEEVRKQKQLQAHLEDGSSTQDIFTETANELLFNIIYFTCKKMNDIRQLEECSPLFSEGSKAEKVTRAEGWPTLVTACETSHSPLDHSAAQPFGTSYSTSTSKDLEKVTSTCKSDIKDVNSNEVSALNSEPSGDTGHNILGAKTSPKKRYLKRTARDCYKSPNQSNNQHQKKDYRSFSDRENTLASSECRHGVQEQLSSSATINTENQAKIKCDSVLNNDVQLSLSLLGNHVLLPSQPVLQVKNSRDKYCITDFAEELAETVVSMATEIAAICLENSNGKQPWFCAWKRGNEYLVTQSLSCRTMKRKKETHTNGSVVRKHRAPRLSEIKRKTDEHPELKEKLMNRVVDESINLEDTPDSVNLFANEVAAKIMNLTELSMVDSIWQGPNHPRNRLHCERWSRAKASSCESIPEEDSDSKASFNTLGLMNSFGHSLSQTSSVSKQSSCESITDEFSRFMVNQMENEGRGFDLLLDYYAGKNANNILTSALQQVAKKNGHLNVRPSCPSKQSSTESITEEFYRYMLREIEKENKDNASCSRNSKDWCGTLLAPSLRSPFCFRQSSMPDSRSSGSRLTVNVPIKANSLDGFAHHRQDSLSVQPVSTVASAGLCKSDSCLYQRGKTDQITDMLIHETWTSSIESLMRKNKIIADEAEAQEADQFYSDSPPHVEQYAKRLAANIVESGKSLIVVQQDSFDYTSREHVESKHPQSTTQIQPKPKTEEVNLDEKKEHVKSPGSLPAGQLRDVPLIQIETDQRDEPDKDSESLTSCGPSGKRHQSKEKPPEALDGKHMVSSSPVSSSSPQSRSDAEIIGETKTAEEFPAHLSSSEESTGSWSQLANDEDNPDDTSSYLQLSERSLSNGNSSTTSSLGIMDLEIYQENVPSSPMINELVEEKVFLKEQTENTEESTSELSVGTANCQKDLLVINFDLEPECPDVELRATLQWIAASELGIPTIYFKKSQENRIEKFLDVVQLVQRKSWKVGDIFQAVVQYCKLSEEGRESTPSLFDWLLELG, from the exons GTTTGTTTTGTGAATTTAGATGCCAACAGAGATGATTGCAGCGATGAGCAAGTGAAACAG AAGCTGATCAGTGTCTCACCCAGCCTCCCCAAGCTGATCAGTTCAATGAACGTACAGCCACCGAAGGAAAATGAAATTGTCCTGCTCAGTGGATTGACAGCAGGAAACCTCCAGGCTGATTATGAGGTTCCCCAG TGTCCTTGGCTGGCAGATGTCTGCTTGGTTCAGTGTGCGAGGGGGGACAGGAGGAACAGCGCAAGCTGCATCATTTTTGAAATAAACAAGTTTCTGATTGGACTTGAGCTCGttcaggagaggcagctgcagactgAAACTCGTGTCCTAAAGCCTGAGGATGACACAAACTGCTCTGTGTCCTCAATAGAAgaagatttcctcacagcctctgAGCACCTCGAGGATGACAACGAGGCTGATGAATATAAAGCTG GTCATGAAAAATTAAATGTTTCAGAAGCATCTTCAGATGTCAAAAAAAGTAAAGGAAAGGGATTTGAAAACATTCACTATAGAAAAGCCAGGTTGCCATTCATTCTTGAAGGGAACTGCATTAATAAAGATAATGCAGCTGCTCAGGTCTCTGAAACTGTGAATGTTGTGGCTGAAGATGGCATCTCACAACCTGAAGCTAAGTCAGACCAGGAAATACTGTGGCAGAAGGAATTAGCTGAAAAAGGTACTTCACCATTTAGTACTACTAATTTGACTAGCGGCAGTGAAAACTCAGCACTTGTGTTAGATGATGTATCTGTAACCAAAATGGCCAAAGAGGAGCCTCGGGGTGACCCCACAGCGAAACACAGCAGCAAGGCAGATGGGGAAGATTGTGCAGAGATCAGGAAAACTGATCCTCCCTCCCAGAATGAGCAGGCGACCACAGGGCAGTACGCCACAAATTTAGCAGAATCTGTTCTGCAGGATGCATTCATTAGACTGTCACAGTCTCGACCCAGTTTCAGTGAGGAGGCTGCAGTCAGCATCTCTGTGGGAAGCTCCTGTAAGTCAGAAGATGCATCTGCTTCCCGATCGTGGAATGAACTCCCAAAGATTGTCATAGTGCAAAGTCCAGACAGCTCTGAGAATGTACCTGACTGGCCAGGGTCTGCCTTCCCCAGCCTGAGCCACTGGGCTGAGGCAGAAAGCTCTGCTGAAGTTTCAGATTACTTTGAGGAAGAACACTCAAATGGACATGACCAAAGTGCACTGGAAGTGGCTCTGGCTTGTGCAGCCACTGTCATTGGAACCATTTCCAGTCCCCaggctgcagaaaagttccgccGGGAGCAGGAAGCTGCAGAGTCGAGAAGTGGAGTGGCTGCTGATGAGGAGGTGCACGCAGCACCCTCACAGCTCCTCGACTGTGCTGGCACGGAATATTCATTCCCGTCTGCACTCTGTGGCATGACTCAAGTGGCAAGTGCTGTAGCCATCTGTGGCCTGGGGGACACAAAGGAGGACAAGTACCCTGCAACTTCCAGTGGACTTCTGTCCGCTGCTCAGGCCTCTGCAGCCATCACCCTGCATTGCAGCTTAGCTGTAGGAAGCAGCATGGAGAAGCTGAATGAGAGCATTGCCGAAGCGCTTCTCAAAGAGGCATCCGTAATTCTGACAAAACCCAACACATACAAAAATGTAGGGCATTTTATGGAATCCATGAACAGGAAAATTATTGAAACAGCAGCAAGACCACGTATTCCACGTGCTGATGGAGTAATCAGGGATGAACTTGCACAAAACTTATCCAATATTATTCTACGACATGCTATGGAAGAAGTTAGGAAGCAGAAACAGCTACAAGCCCATTTAGAGGATGGCTCAAGTACACAAGACATTTTCACAGAGACTGCAAACGAGTtactttttaatataatatatttcacTTGCAAGAAGATGAACGACATAAGGCAACTTGAAGAGTGTTCTCCTCTCTTTTCCGAAGGCTCAAAAGCAGAGAAAGTAACAAGAGCAGAAGGATGGCCAACACTGGTAACAGCCTGTGAAACTTCACACAGCCCCCTTGATCACTCTGCTGCTCAGCCATTTGGTACATCCTACAGCACCAGTACTAGCAAAGATCTTGAAAAGGTCACAAGCACTTGCAAGAGTGATATCAAAGATGTAAATAGCAATGAAGTTTCCGCACTGAATTCAGAACCAAGTGGAGATACAGGGCACAACATACTTGGTGCAAAAACATCTCCCAAGAAGAGATACCTGAAAAGAACTGCGCGTGACTGTTACAAATCCCCAAATCAGAGTAACAATCAGCATCAGAAGAAAGACTACAGATCATTTTCAGACAGAGAAAATACTCTTGCAAGCAGTGAATGCAGGCACGGTGTTCAAGAACAGCTGTCTTCCAGTGCCACCATAAATACAGAAAACCAAGCCAAGATTAAGTGTGATTCCGTGCTAAATAATGATGTTCAACTTAGCTTGTCTTTGTTAGGAAACCATGTGttgcttccttctcagcctgtgCTACAGGTTAAAAATTCAAGGGACAAATATTGTATAACAGACTTTGCAGAAGAATTGGCAGAAACAGTTGTCTCTATGGCAACAGAAATAGCTGCCATTTGTCTAGAAAATTCAAATGGCAAGCAACCCTGGTTCTGTGCGTGGAAGAGAGGCAATGAATATCTGGTGACCCAGAGTTTATCATGCAGAACCatgaaaaggaagaaggaaaccCATACCAACGGTTCTGTGGTTCGGAAGCACAGGGCACCTCGGCTTAGTGAGATCAAAAGAAAAACAGATGAGCATCCTGAGCTAAAGGAAAAATTGATGAATCGGGTAGTAGATGAATCTATAAACCTTGAGGACACACCAGATTCAGTCAATCTCTTTGCAAATGAAGTGGCTGCCAAGATCATGAACCTCACTGAACTCTCCATGGTTGATAGCATCTGGCAAGGTCCAAACCACCCCAGGAACAGACTGCACTGTGAAAGGTGGAGCCGAGCCAAGGCCTCAAGCTGTGAGAGCATACCAGAGGAGGACTCCGATTCCAAAGCCTCTTTCAACACCCTAGGCCTCATGAACAGCTTTGGTCACTCTCTGAGCCAGACAAGTTCTGTCTCAAAGCAGTCTAGTTGTGAAAGCATTACAGATGAATTTTCAAGATTTATGGTGAACCAGATGGAAAACGAAGGAAGAGGTTTTGACTTATTACTGGATTATTATGCaggaaaaaatgcaaacaatatctTAACTTCTGCCTTGCAACAGGTAGCCAAGAAAAATGGCCATCTTAACGTAAGACCAAGTTGCCCATCCAAACAGTCCAGCACAGAAAGTATAACAGAAGAGTTTTATAGGTATATGCTAAGAGAAAtcgaaaaggaaaataaagacaaTGCATCATGCTCTCGGAATTCAAAGGACTGGTGTGGCACTTTGCTGGCGCCCTCTCTGCGGTCACCTTTCTGCTTCAGGCAGTCATCAATGCCCGACAGTCGATCCTCAGGCTCCAGGCTCACAGTGAACGTCCCAATTAAAGCAAATTCCCTGGATGGGTTCGCCCACCACCGCCAAGATTCCCTAAGTGTCCAGCCCGTCAGTACCGTGGCTTCTGCAGGGCTCTGCAAGTCTGACTCGTGCCTGTACCAGAGAGGCAAGACTGACCAGATCACAGACATGCTGATCCACGAGACCTGGACCAGCTCCATCGAGTCCCTGATGCGCAAGAACAAAATCATCGCAGATGAGGCAGAGGCTCAAGAGGCAGACCAGTTTTACAGTGATTCTCCACCACATGTGGAACAGTATGCAAAAAGACTGGCTGCAAATATTGTTGAAAGTGGTAAAAGTTTGATTGTTGTCCAGCAGGATTCCTTTGATTATACGAGCCGAGAACACGTGGAAAGCAAACATCCCCAAAGCACAACCCAGATACAGCCCAAACCCAAAACGGAGGAGGTAAATTTGGATGAGAAAAAAGAGCATGTGAAGAGCCCTGGAAGCCTCCCTGCAGGACAGCTCAGGGACGTGCCTTTAATTCAGATAGAAACTGATCAACGAGATGAGCCAGATAAAGACTCAGAGTCCTTAACTTCATGTGGCCCATCTGGAAAGAGGCATCAGAGCAAAGAAAAGCCTCCAGAAGCTTTGGATGGGAAACACATGGTTTCCAGTTCCCCAGTAAGTAG cagcagccctcaGAGCAGATCGGATGCTGAAATCATCGGAGAGACCAAAACAGCTGAAGAATTTCCAGCCCATCTCAGCAGCAGTGAagagagcactggcagctggtcCCAGCTGGCCAACGATGAGGACAACCCTGATGACACCAGCAGCTACCTGCAGCTCAGCGAGCGCTCCCTGAG CAATGGCAACAGCAGTACAACTAGCAGTCTTGGCATTATGGACCTGGAAATTTATCAGGAGAACGTGCCATCTTCTCCTATGATTAA TGAATTAGTAGAAGAAAAGGTTTTCCTTAAAGAACAGACAGAAAACACTGAGG AAAGTACTTCTGAGCTTTCAGTGGGAACAGCCAACTGCCAAAAGGACCTCCTGGTGATAAACTTTGATCTGGAGCCAGAGTGCCCTGACGTGGAGCTGCGAGCCACCCTGCAGTGGATTGCTGCTTCTGAACTTGGAATTCCAACTATCTATTTTAAGAAATCTCAGGAAAACAGAATTGAAAAG TTTCTAGATGTGGTGCAGTTGGTGCAGAGGAAGTCCTGGAAGGTGGGGGATATCTTCCAAGCCGTGGTGCAGTACTGCAAGCTCAGTGAGGAGGGCAGAGAGAGCACACCCAGCCTGTTTGACTGGCTGCTTGAGCTGGGCTAA